One window from the genome of Sardina pilchardus chromosome 12, fSarPil1.1, whole genome shotgun sequence encodes:
- the LOC134097659 gene encoding dihydroxyacetone phosphate acyltransferase-like isoform X3, whose amino-acid sequence MTSPSPSSLLEFATLMGMKMIGEILRRSGAFFIRRAIGSDKLYWAVLSEYVRTIVRTGSAPVEFYVEGLRSRTLKSLNPKLGMMHMVLEPFFKGEVYDICLVPISISYDRVLEESLLAHELLGVPKPKESTTGLLKARKVLEDDYGSMHVCFGQPLSVRELSKGRINRSQYNLVPRDLPQKPSEETQALVSVLAHGVVRLQERGAVLSPWSLMALVLLQSPGGGLALGSLAQRTAWIRGLATKFGALLDWPAQVPDEEVLLSSVCLHRSLVCCAEGRVFLLDEQRSRTASTSASASACVSPEEAVLRRAAVVLMCASYRNQALHVFVRPALVAVAMATAPSSRKEDVFTQFRFLQELFSNEFVFVPGMAIQDFEEGCSLLLRCGALQVSGLELTVMEDEPEIASFLRAILQPFIQTYQFGAHPEFSPSPSISSGPQTRSTAFTVVLQHLTVDGGQVFTERQYIPVLRSYAMELILAGELNTCEALSSDTQRNVLSTLLRMNAVTKIKTGDQSKFRVNKADIQRIGDILAGRRPAQSAAFSRL is encoded by the exons ATGACCTCTCCATCCCCGTCATCGCTGCTGGAATTCGCAA ctcTCATGGGCATGAAGATGATCGGGGAGATCCTACGGCGTTCCGGAGCTTTCTTTATCCGCCGGGCGATCGGGTCAGATAAGCTCTACTGGGCCGTGCTGTCCGAGTACGTCAGGACCAttgtgagg ACCGGCTCTGCCCCTGTGGAGTTCTACGTGGAAGGACTGCGTAGCCGGACACTGAAGTCTCTGAATCCCAAACTAG GCATGATGCACATGGTCCTGGAGCCCTTCTTTAAGGGCGAGGTGTATGACATCTGCCTGGTGCCCATCAGCATCAGTTATGACCGCGTCCTGGAAGAGTCTCTTCTGGCCCACGAGCTACTGGGGGTGCCCAAGCCTAAGGAGTCCACTACG GGTCTCCTAAAAGCTCGCAAGGTTCTGGAGGATGACTACGGCTCCATGCACGTGTGCTTTGGCCAGCCCCTCTCCGTGAGAGAGCTCTCCAAGGGGAGGATCAACCGATCGCAGTACAACTTAGTGCCCAG GGACTTGCCCCAGAAGCCCAGCGAGGAGACGCAGGCGCTGGTGAGCGTGTTGGCCCACGGCGTGGTGCGTCTGCAGGAGAGGGGCGCGGTGCTCAGCCCCTGGAGCCTCATGGCCCTGGTGCTGCTCCAGAGCCCCGGGGGGGGCCTGGCCTTGGGCAGCCTGGCCCAGCGCACCGCATGGATACGGGGCCTCGCCACCAAGTTTGGGGCCCTCCTGGACTGGCCTG CGCAGGTTCCCGATGAGGAGGTGCTGTTGTCCAGCGTGTGCCTCCACAGGTCTCTGGTGTGCTGTGCGGAGGGCCGAGTGTTCCTGCTCGACGAGCAGAGGTCCCGCACGGCGTCTACGTCAGCATCAGCGTCAGCGTGCGTCTCCCCGGAGGAGGCCGTGCTGAGGCGCGCCGCCGTCGTGCTCATGTGCGCCTCCTACAGGAACCAGGCGCTGCACGTGTTTGTGCGCCCTGCGCTGGTCGCCGTTGCTATGGCCACCGCTCCCAGCAGCAGGAAGG AGGACGTCTTCACACAGTTCAGATTTCTGCAGGAGCTTTTCTCCAATGAGTTTGTTTTCGTGCCTGGAATGGCTATACAG GACTTTGAGGAGGGATGTTCGCTGTTGTTGAGGTGTGGGGCACTGCAGGTATCTGGTCTAGAGCTGACCGTGATGGAAGATGAGCCAGAAATAGCATCCTTCCTCAGAGCCATCCTCCAACCCTTCATACAAACCTATCAG TTTGGAGCCCATCCAGAGTTCAGTCCTTCTCCCTCGATCTCTTCGGGTCCTCAAACAAGATCAacagcatttaca GTGGTGCTACAGCATCTGACTGTGGACGGCGGTCAGGTGTTCACTGAGAGGCAGTACATACCTGTGCTCCGCTCCTACGCCATGGAACTCATCCTAGCAG GTGAACTCAACACCTGTGAGGCTCTGTCGTCCGACACGCAGAGGAACGTTCTCTCCACACTCTTGAGGATGAACGCTGTAACGAAAATAAAAAC aggtgaccAGAGTAAGTTTAGAGTGAACAAAGCTGACATCCAGAGAATTGGAGACATTTTGG CGGGGAGGAGACCTGCCCAGTCAGCAGCCTTCTCCAGACTGTGA
- the LOC134097659 gene encoding dihydroxyacetone phosphate acyltransferase-like isoform X1 yields MESLCTERAPEPGELTDILEERRRSSDLSYALRTFSPQPYRGHPPSSATALNQAVLDSHYLRYITQEVATESGEPVDVIREEAAGILEEMSHNLQLSFIRLLGYTLSKVFKSVFRRILVNEEGLNKLQQAIQEHPVILMPNHRSYVDFLVLSYVLFTYDLSIPVIAAGIPLMGMKMIGEILRRSGAFFIRRAIGSDKLYWAVLSEYVRTIVRTGSAPVEFYVEGLRSRTLKSLNPKLGMMHMVLEPFFKGEVYDICLVPISISYDRVLEESLLAHELLGVPKPKESTTGLLKARKVLEDDYGSMHVCFGQPLSVRELSKGRINRSQYNLVPRDLPQKPSEETQALVSVLAHGVVRLQERGAVLSPWSLMALVLLQSPGGGLALGSLAQRTAWIRGLATKFGALLDWPAQVPDEEVLLSSVCLHRSLVCCAEGRVFLLDEQRSRTASTSASASACVSPEEAVLRRAAVVLMCASYRNQALHVFVRPALVAVAMATAPSSRKEDVFTQFRFLQELFSNEFVFVPGMAIQDFEEGCSLLLRCGALQVSGLELTVMEDEPEIASFLRAILQPFIQTYQFGAHPEFSPSPSISSGPQTRSTAFTVVLQHLTVDGGQVFTERQYIPVLRSYAMELILAGELNTCEALSSDTQRNVLSTLLRMNAVTKIKTGDQSKFRVNKADIQRIGDILAGRRPAQSAAFSRL; encoded by the exons ATGGAGAGTCTG tgtacagagagagcacctgAGCCAGGTGAGTTGACGGACATTCTGGAGGAGCGCAGGAGGAGCAGTGACCTCAGCTATGCCCTCAGGACGTTCTCCCCCCAGCCCTACAGAGGCCACCCCCCCAGCTCAGCCACCGCGCTCAACCAAGCCGTGCTGGACTCCCACTACCTACGCTACATCACACaggag GTTGCCACAGAGAGTGGAGAGCCTGTGGACGTCATCAGAGAGGAGGCTGCTGGGATACTGGAGGAGATGTCGCACAACTTGCAGCTCAGCTTCATCCGGTTGCTAGGCTACACCCTCAGCAAGGTGTTCAAGAGCGTCTTCCGCAGGATCCTGGTGAACGAGGAGGGTCTGAACAAG ctgcagcaggccaTTCAGGAGCACCCCGTCATCCTGATGCCCAACCACAGGAGCTACGTGGACTTCCTGGTCCTCTCCTACGTCCTGTTCACCTATGACCTCTCCATCCCCGTCATCGCTGCTGGAATTC ctcTCATGGGCATGAAGATGATCGGGGAGATCCTACGGCGTTCCGGAGCTTTCTTTATCCGCCGGGCGATCGGGTCAGATAAGCTCTACTGGGCCGTGCTGTCCGAGTACGTCAGGACCAttgtgagg ACCGGCTCTGCCCCTGTGGAGTTCTACGTGGAAGGACTGCGTAGCCGGACACTGAAGTCTCTGAATCCCAAACTAG GCATGATGCACATGGTCCTGGAGCCCTTCTTTAAGGGCGAGGTGTATGACATCTGCCTGGTGCCCATCAGCATCAGTTATGACCGCGTCCTGGAAGAGTCTCTTCTGGCCCACGAGCTACTGGGGGTGCCCAAGCCTAAGGAGTCCACTACG GGTCTCCTAAAAGCTCGCAAGGTTCTGGAGGATGACTACGGCTCCATGCACGTGTGCTTTGGCCAGCCCCTCTCCGTGAGAGAGCTCTCCAAGGGGAGGATCAACCGATCGCAGTACAACTTAGTGCCCAG GGACTTGCCCCAGAAGCCCAGCGAGGAGACGCAGGCGCTGGTGAGCGTGTTGGCCCACGGCGTGGTGCGTCTGCAGGAGAGGGGCGCGGTGCTCAGCCCCTGGAGCCTCATGGCCCTGGTGCTGCTCCAGAGCCCCGGGGGGGGCCTGGCCTTGGGCAGCCTGGCCCAGCGCACCGCATGGATACGGGGCCTCGCCACCAAGTTTGGGGCCCTCCTGGACTGGCCTG CGCAGGTTCCCGATGAGGAGGTGCTGTTGTCCAGCGTGTGCCTCCACAGGTCTCTGGTGTGCTGTGCGGAGGGCCGAGTGTTCCTGCTCGACGAGCAGAGGTCCCGCACGGCGTCTACGTCAGCATCAGCGTCAGCGTGCGTCTCCCCGGAGGAGGCCGTGCTGAGGCGCGCCGCCGTCGTGCTCATGTGCGCCTCCTACAGGAACCAGGCGCTGCACGTGTTTGTGCGCCCTGCGCTGGTCGCCGTTGCTATGGCCACCGCTCCCAGCAGCAGGAAGG AGGACGTCTTCACACAGTTCAGATTTCTGCAGGAGCTTTTCTCCAATGAGTTTGTTTTCGTGCCTGGAATGGCTATACAG GACTTTGAGGAGGGATGTTCGCTGTTGTTGAGGTGTGGGGCACTGCAGGTATCTGGTCTAGAGCTGACCGTGATGGAAGATGAGCCAGAAATAGCATCCTTCCTCAGAGCCATCCTCCAACCCTTCATACAAACCTATCAG TTTGGAGCCCATCCAGAGTTCAGTCCTTCTCCCTCGATCTCTTCGGGTCCTCAAACAAGATCAacagcatttaca GTGGTGCTACAGCATCTGACTGTGGACGGCGGTCAGGTGTTCACTGAGAGGCAGTACATACCTGTGCTCCGCTCCTACGCCATGGAACTCATCCTAGCAG GTGAACTCAACACCTGTGAGGCTCTGTCGTCCGACACGCAGAGGAACGTTCTCTCCACACTCTTGAGGATGAACGCTGTAACGAAAATAAAAAC aggtgaccAGAGTAAGTTTAGAGTGAACAAAGCTGACATCCAGAGAATTGGAGACATTTTGG CGGGGAGGAGACCTGCCCAGTCAGCAGCCTTCTCCAGACTGTGA
- the LOC134097659 gene encoding dihydroxyacetone phosphate acyltransferase-like isoform X2, with the protein MESLCTERAPEPGELTDILEERRRSSDLSYALRTFSPQPYRGHPPSSATALNQAVLDSHYLRYITQEVATESGEPVDVIREEAAGILEEMSHNLQLSFIRLLGYTLSKVFKSVFRRILVNEEGLNKLQQAIQEHPVILMPNHRSYVDFLVLSYVLFTYDLSIPVIAAGIPLMGMKMIGEILRRSGAFFIRRAIGSDKLYWAVLSEYVRTIVRTGSAPVEFYVEGLRSRTLKSLNPKLGMMHMVLEPFFKGEVYDICLVPISISYDRVLEESLLAHELLGVPKPKESTTGLLKARKVLEDDYGSMHVCFGQPLSVRELSKGRINRSQYNLVPRDLPQKPSEETQALVSVLAHGVVRLQERGAVLSPWSLMALVLLQSPGGGLALGSLAQRTAWIRGLATKFGALLDWPAQVPDEEVLLSSVCLHRSLVCCAEGRVFLLDEQRSRTASTSASASACVSPEEAVLRRAAVVLMCASYRNQALHVFVRPALVAVAMATAPSSRKEDVFTQFRFLQELFSNEFVFVPGMAIQDFEEGCSLLLRCGALQVSGLELTVMEDEPEIASFLRAILQPFIQTYQVVLQHLTVDGGQVFTERQYIPVLRSYAMELILAGELNTCEALSSDTQRNVLSTLLRMNAVTKIKTGDQSKFRVNKADIQRIGDILAGRRPAQSAAFSRL; encoded by the exons ATGGAGAGTCTG tgtacagagagagcacctgAGCCAGGTGAGTTGACGGACATTCTGGAGGAGCGCAGGAGGAGCAGTGACCTCAGCTATGCCCTCAGGACGTTCTCCCCCCAGCCCTACAGAGGCCACCCCCCCAGCTCAGCCACCGCGCTCAACCAAGCCGTGCTGGACTCCCACTACCTACGCTACATCACACaggag GTTGCCACAGAGAGTGGAGAGCCTGTGGACGTCATCAGAGAGGAGGCTGCTGGGATACTGGAGGAGATGTCGCACAACTTGCAGCTCAGCTTCATCCGGTTGCTAGGCTACACCCTCAGCAAGGTGTTCAAGAGCGTCTTCCGCAGGATCCTGGTGAACGAGGAGGGTCTGAACAAG ctgcagcaggccaTTCAGGAGCACCCCGTCATCCTGATGCCCAACCACAGGAGCTACGTGGACTTCCTGGTCCTCTCCTACGTCCTGTTCACCTATGACCTCTCCATCCCCGTCATCGCTGCTGGAATTC ctcTCATGGGCATGAAGATGATCGGGGAGATCCTACGGCGTTCCGGAGCTTTCTTTATCCGCCGGGCGATCGGGTCAGATAAGCTCTACTGGGCCGTGCTGTCCGAGTACGTCAGGACCAttgtgagg ACCGGCTCTGCCCCTGTGGAGTTCTACGTGGAAGGACTGCGTAGCCGGACACTGAAGTCTCTGAATCCCAAACTAG GCATGATGCACATGGTCCTGGAGCCCTTCTTTAAGGGCGAGGTGTATGACATCTGCCTGGTGCCCATCAGCATCAGTTATGACCGCGTCCTGGAAGAGTCTCTTCTGGCCCACGAGCTACTGGGGGTGCCCAAGCCTAAGGAGTCCACTACG GGTCTCCTAAAAGCTCGCAAGGTTCTGGAGGATGACTACGGCTCCATGCACGTGTGCTTTGGCCAGCCCCTCTCCGTGAGAGAGCTCTCCAAGGGGAGGATCAACCGATCGCAGTACAACTTAGTGCCCAG GGACTTGCCCCAGAAGCCCAGCGAGGAGACGCAGGCGCTGGTGAGCGTGTTGGCCCACGGCGTGGTGCGTCTGCAGGAGAGGGGCGCGGTGCTCAGCCCCTGGAGCCTCATGGCCCTGGTGCTGCTCCAGAGCCCCGGGGGGGGCCTGGCCTTGGGCAGCCTGGCCCAGCGCACCGCATGGATACGGGGCCTCGCCACCAAGTTTGGGGCCCTCCTGGACTGGCCTG CGCAGGTTCCCGATGAGGAGGTGCTGTTGTCCAGCGTGTGCCTCCACAGGTCTCTGGTGTGCTGTGCGGAGGGCCGAGTGTTCCTGCTCGACGAGCAGAGGTCCCGCACGGCGTCTACGTCAGCATCAGCGTCAGCGTGCGTCTCCCCGGAGGAGGCCGTGCTGAGGCGCGCCGCCGTCGTGCTCATGTGCGCCTCCTACAGGAACCAGGCGCTGCACGTGTTTGTGCGCCCTGCGCTGGTCGCCGTTGCTATGGCCACCGCTCCCAGCAGCAGGAAGG AGGACGTCTTCACACAGTTCAGATTTCTGCAGGAGCTTTTCTCCAATGAGTTTGTTTTCGTGCCTGGAATGGCTATACAG GACTTTGAGGAGGGATGTTCGCTGTTGTTGAGGTGTGGGGCACTGCAGGTATCTGGTCTAGAGCTGACCGTGATGGAAGATGAGCCAGAAATAGCATCCTTCCTCAGAGCCATCCTCCAACCCTTCATACAAACCTATCAG GTGGTGCTACAGCATCTGACTGTGGACGGCGGTCAGGTGTTCACTGAGAGGCAGTACATACCTGTGCTCCGCTCCTACGCCATGGAACTCATCCTAGCAG GTGAACTCAACACCTGTGAGGCTCTGTCGTCCGACACGCAGAGGAACGTTCTCTCCACACTCTTGAGGATGAACGCTGTAACGAAAATAAAAAC aggtgaccAGAGTAAGTTTAGAGTGAACAAAGCTGACATCCAGAGAATTGGAGACATTTTGG CGGGGAGGAGACCTGCCCAGTCAGCAGCCTTCTCCAGACTGTGA